CACAGGTGGGGTTGTTTTTTCTTAATCGGATTTTATTTAGATTTTTAAAATTTAGCAGATTTCACGACGAAGAACAACAATAAAAAAAGCCCCTCTCTTCATAAAAAGGGCTTCAGAAGTAAAACGGAGAGGGAGGGATTTGAACCCTCGATACAGGAATTAACCTGTATGGCGGTTTAGCAAACCGCTGCCTTCAGCCTCTCGGCCACCTCTCCAAAAAAGGTTTATAATTACGACATAAATATTATAACAAATAATGAAAAACTTTTGTTATTTTTTATATCAAACAGTTAAAAACTTTTTTTAAGCCCTTCATCTAAAGAGGTAAATTCTTGTTTACTCAATTGACGCCATTTTTGGCTGGAGCAAATCCAATGACCGTCGATAACGGCTTCCTTTACTTTGTCATAATTCAACGCAGGTTGAGCCCCGCTCAGACGGGCCGTAAGAGAGTAAATGCTGGCAGCCAATTTTAGCAACCATAACGGGGCATTGGGCATAAACGGCTTACGCACGCCCATAGCAGAGGCCATTTTTTCGATAAATACAGGCCATAAATAGGTGGTCTCTTCGCTAATGAAAAAAGTTTCTTTATTTGTACCTTGTAGATGCGTAAGCATGACTAAGGCTTTGACTAAATCTTCTACATATACAAAACTAAATAAACCTTTTCCGGAAGTGTTTACCATCAGCCCTCTGCGTACCCAAGAAGCAATTTTGGAAACGCCGGAATCATTTCTCCCGTACACAATGGGAGGGCGCACAATCGTCCAAGAAA
This is a stretch of genomic DNA from Elusimicrobiaceae bacterium. It encodes these proteins:
- a CDS encoding NAD-dependent epimerase/dehydratase family protein encodes the protein MKKTILVTGGNGFIGKKLTDALLQAGYKVKVVSRRAPTKQPANPDISVVQADYQNVDSLINAMKGCSGVFHLAAAIFGFKFEDFERANTIATQNMVKAANQTEGLERFVYVSSLAASGYADSADHPRTEADIPNPCSDYGITKLGGEKAVKTLKESISWTIVRPPIVYGRNDSGVSKIASWVRRGLMVNTSGKGLFSFVYVEDLVKALVMLTHLQGTNKETFFISEETTYLWPVFIEKMASAMGVRKPFMPNAPLWLLKLAASIYSLTARLSGAQPALNYDKVKEAVIDGHWICSSQKWRQLSKQEFTSLDEGLKKSF